In Halorientalis sp. LT38, a genomic segment contains:
- a CDS encoding DUF488 domain-containing protein, whose amino-acid sequence MTRTSNDAGAVEETYVAALQHDLVAFDDAALVGVVRQPTGWFHGAVDENRPELGPPEDLLEETKQRQEDLKLQGMCDEGAHNAAWEEVDFEARYREHVESSDAAQETLDDLADRVRSGETVVLVCFEAEKKQCHRHALVDLLERRVADGSV is encoded by the coding sequence ATGACACGTACCTCGAACGACGCCGGTGCGGTCGAGGAGACGTACGTCGCCGCCCTCCAGCACGACCTCGTGGCGTTCGACGACGCCGCCCTCGTCGGCGTCGTCCGCCAGCCCACGGGCTGGTTCCACGGCGCCGTCGACGAGAACCGCCCGGAACTCGGCCCACCCGAGGACCTCCTCGAGGAGACCAAGCAGCGCCAGGAAGACCTCAAACTCCAGGGGATGTGCGACGAGGGAGCCCACAACGCCGCCTGGGAGGAGGTCGACTTCGAGGCTCGCTACCGCGAGCACGTCGAGTCCTCGGACGCCGCCCAGGAGACGCTCGACGACCTGGCCGACCGGGTTCGATCCGGTGAGACGGTCGTCCTCGTCTGCTTCGAGGCCGAGAAGAAGCAATGTCACCGACACGCGCTGGTCGACCTGCTGGAGCGACGGGTGGCCGATGGGTCGGTCTGA
- a CDS encoding TlpA family protein disulfide reductase translates to MSERGRLTTMEPDPVWDEDSYGETVETLSNLDDDVVFRVWGGDWCKDCRAQLPSFGAALVAAGVSEDRIEHYPTEKEDDGSKTGPSVEEYGIEYIPTVVVEDGETGEELARFVEEAEVPIAVYLANELEDQASVAN, encoded by the coding sequence ATGAGCGAACGCGGTCGACTCACGACGATGGAACCGGACCCGGTCTGGGACGAGGATTCCTACGGGGAAACCGTGGAGACGCTCTCGAACCTGGACGACGACGTGGTGTTCCGGGTCTGGGGCGGCGACTGGTGCAAGGACTGTCGGGCACAGTTGCCGTCCTTCGGCGCGGCCCTGGTGGCCGCGGGCGTGTCCGAGGACCGGATCGAGCATTACCCGACGGAGAAGGAAGACGACGGCTCGAAGACCGGGCCGAGCGTCGAGGAGTACGGCATCGAGTACATCCCGACTGTCGTGGTCGAGGACGGGGAAACGGGTGAGGAACTCGCCCGCTTCGTCGAGGAGGCGGAGGTTCCCATCGCCGTCTACCTGGCGAACGAACTCGAAGACCAAGCGTCGGTGGCGAACTGA